The following proteins come from a genomic window of Melioribacteraceae bacterium 4301-Me:
- a CDS encoding DUF3109 family protein, producing the protein MQPDFIEIDNILVSTDISETPFTCDLAKCKGACCTMESKYGAPLKKEEIEIINKNLPIIKEYLSKEHQKEIEKNGFWMQIHGEYMTKSIDNRACVFVSWENDIAKCSIEKAYSDGKIDFIKPASCHLFPIRVGQFGGKVLRYEKYIECEPALKLGEKIKTNILNFCKDALQREFGKEWFTKIKDIMRV; encoded by the coding sequence ATGCAACCAGATTTTATTGAAATAGATAATATCTTAGTAAGCACTGATATCTCCGAAACGCCGTTTACTTGCGACTTAGCTAAGTGCAAAGGTGCATGTTGTACAATGGAGAGTAAATATGGTGCACCTTTAAAAAAGGAGGAAATTGAAATTATTAATAAGAATTTGCCAATTATAAAAGAATATTTAAGTAAGGAACACCAGAAAGAAATTGAAAAAAATGGGTTTTGGATGCAAATTCATGGTGAATATATGACAAAGAGTATTGATAATAGAGCTTGCGTTTTTGTAAGCTGGGAAAACGATATAGCTAAATGTTCTATAGAAAAGGCTTACAGTGATGGTAAAATAGATTTTATTAAGCCCGCTTCGTGTCATTTATTTCCTATTAGAGTAGGGCAATTTGGCGGTAAAGTTTTAAGATATGAAAAATATATTGAATGCGAGCCGGCTCTTAAATTGGGAGAGAAAATAAAAACAAATATTCTGAACTTCTGTAAAGATGCACTCCAAAGAGAGTTCGGCAAAGAATGGTTCACTAAAATAAAGGATATAATGAGGGTATAA
- the rpoN gene encoding RNA polymerase factor sigma-54, with protein sequence MLTLQQKLALQQKLSPQQIQYQKLLQLNTLALEQRIKTELELNPILEETIEEDIELREEENAETDESIEEEDDSYQNDDDEFGIEDFMNDEDIDLDKLNRSKDEEKSRPLAPQKKSLRESLIDQLYMLELTEEETILGENIIGSLDKDGYFREDLQRLVNDLKLFEHIDISLENAEKVLKQIQTLEPVGIASRNLQECLLVQIKNSSYDPYYSYLAEKILTNHFDDFVNKRYDVIQKNLNLTRETLKSTLQLIQKLNPKPGEGNIDSEELNQITPDFIIEKVEDNYIVTLNDKSLPSVTISKSYLELLENNKRKRKISERDKETHKFLREKFESAKWFIASLQQRRNTLLKIMRAILERQYEFFENGPRFLKPMIYKDIADEIGMDISTISRVVNGKYVQSPQGIHELKYFFSEGLPTDSGDEVSNKHIKELIKEICDNEPKKNPYSDDKIASILQEKGIHIARRTVAKYREQLKIPVARLRKEL encoded by the coding sequence ATGCTTACGCTGCAACAAAAATTAGCATTACAACAAAAATTATCTCCACAACAAATTCAATATCAAAAACTTCTGCAATTGAACACATTGGCTTTGGAACAACGTATTAAAACTGAACTGGAACTAAATCCAATCTTAGAAGAAACAATTGAAGAAGACATTGAGCTTAGGGAAGAGGAAAATGCAGAAACAGATGAATCGATAGAAGAGGAAGATGATTCCTATCAAAATGATGACGATGAGTTTGGAATAGAAGATTTCATGAACGATGAAGATATTGACCTTGATAAACTAAATCGCTCTAAGGATGAGGAAAAGTCTCGACCTTTGGCACCACAGAAAAAAAGCTTGCGAGAATCTTTAATCGATCAACTCTATATGCTGGAATTAACTGAAGAGGAAACAATTCTTGGCGAAAATATCATTGGTAGTTTGGATAAAGACGGTTATTTTAGAGAAGATTTGCAGCGGTTGGTAAACGATTTAAAACTTTTTGAGCATATTGACATATCATTAGAAAATGCTGAAAAGGTATTAAAACAAATTCAAACTTTAGAACCAGTAGGAATAGCCTCTCGAAATTTACAGGAATGCCTGCTTGTCCAAATTAAAAATTCTTCTTACGACCCATATTATTCTTATCTGGCAGAAAAAATATTAACTAACCATTTCGATGATTTTGTAAACAAACGATATGATGTAATTCAAAAAAATCTTAATCTTACAAGAGAAACTTTAAAAAGCACACTGCAGTTAATACAAAAATTAAATCCTAAGCCAGGTGAAGGTAACATTGATTCTGAGGAACTAAATCAAATTACTCCTGATTTTATAATTGAAAAGGTAGAGGATAATTATATAGTTACGTTAAACGACAAATCTTTGCCATCAGTTACAATAAGCAAATCGTATCTTGAACTGCTTGAAAATAATAAAAGGAAGAGAAAAATTTCTGAACGTGATAAAGAAACCCACAAGTTTCTTAGAGAAAAATTTGAATCGGCAAAATGGTTTATTGCATCTCTGCAGCAAAGACGAAATACACTTTTAAAGATTATGCGAGCCATTTTAGAACGGCAGTATGAATTTTTCGAAAATGGTCCCCGGTTCCTAAAACCAATGATTTATAAAGATATTGCCGATGAAATTGGAATGGATATTTCTACTATCAGCCGCGTTGTAAATGGAAAGTATGTGCAAAGTCCACAAGGCATTCATGAACTAAAATACTTCTTCAGTGAGGGTTTGCCCACAGATTCCGGTGACGAGGTCTCTAATAAACATATAAAAGAATTGATAAAGGAAATTTGCGATAATGAACCAAAGAAAAATCCATACAGCGACGACAAAATTGCAAGTATTTTACAAGAAAAGGGAATTCATATTGCGCGTAGAACAGTTGCAAAATACCGAGAACAGCTCAAAATTCCCGTTGCAAGACTGCGTAAAGAGTTATGA
- a CDS encoding SDR family NAD(P)-dependent oxidoreductase, with amino-acid sequence MELTNRTILITGASSGIGEALARRLAHFKCSLILVSRRKEILDKLKEELKQKANSIITLQCDVSSKTEVTKIFDFIHDKKIKIDIAILNAGIGNEMKVENYDSAIAEKIFNTNVLGMIYFIEKLIPEFIQRRSGIIAGISSLADNRGYSRSGFYCASKAAISVYLESLRLEFKPYGVKVITIKPGFVKTPMTSKNKFPMPFIISAENAADIIIKGIQKEKRVIQFPMPTVILSRLVGLLPTNIYEYLASKII; translated from the coding sequence ATGGAACTTACAAACCGAACAATACTTATTACTGGAGCTTCTTCAGGAATTGGAGAAGCATTAGCAAGAAGATTAGCACACTTTAAATGCTCGTTAATTTTGGTCTCTAGAAGAAAGGAAATACTCGATAAATTAAAAGAAGAATTAAAACAGAAGGCTAACAGTATAATAACACTTCAATGCGACGTTAGTTCAAAAACCGAAGTAACCAAAATTTTTGACTTTATTCATGATAAAAAAATAAAAATTGATATCGCTATTCTTAATGCCGGCATTGGCAACGAAATGAAAGTAGAAAATTATGATTCTGCAATTGCTGAAAAAATATTTAATACAAATGTATTAGGTATGATCTATTTTATAGAAAAACTTATTCCCGAATTTATCCAAAGAAGATCTGGCATAATTGCAGGCATTTCGAGTCTTGCCGATAACAGAGGATATTCCAGAAGTGGTTTTTATTGTGCAAGCAAGGCTGCTATATCTGTTTATCTTGAAAGTTTACGTCTCGAGTTTAAACCTTACGGGGTAAAGGTCATTACAATTAAACCAGGCTTTGTAAAAACACCTATGACATCAAAAAATAAATTTCCCATGCCGTTTATTATTTCGGCAGAAAATGCCGCAGATATTATCATTAAAGGAATTCAAAAAGAAAAAAGGGTAATTCAATTTCCTATGCCTACTGTTATTCTTTCTCGACTGGTTGGTCTGTTGCCAACAAATATTTACGAGTATTTAGCATCAAAAATAATATAG
- a CDS encoding PAS domain-containing sensor histidine kinase, which produces MKNDLAKHQNEKEKMLAQIAHEIRNPLGGIELLAGLTKEDLQKSGMNTEYIEKIICEIGSLKKLITSFLEYGKPIPANPEFCNVEAITDEVLAGLADQMKIKNITVEKKLSRRTIYFDKRHLKQILMNIIANSIESMNKSGKINIESHTDKNKWKILISDDGPGIPPENISSVFEPFFTTKKNGTGLGLAVCKKLCSENKAQIIVENRMNGGALFTISGVIENGRID; this is translated from the coding sequence ATGAAAAACGACTTAGCTAAACATCAAAATGAAAAAGAAAAAATGCTTGCTCAAATCGCACATGAAATCAGAAATCCTCTTGGCGGAATTGAACTTCTTGCCGGATTGACAAAAGAAGATTTGCAAAAAAGCGGAATGAATACCGAATATATCGAAAAGATAATTTGCGAGATTGGCAGTCTCAAAAAATTAATTACCTCCTTTCTTGAATACGGAAAACCGATACCTGCAAATCCTGAGTTTTGTAATGTTGAAGCTATAACTGATGAAGTGCTTGCCGGCTTAGCCGATCAAATGAAAATAAAAAACATTACCGTAGAAAAGAAATTAAGTAGGAGAACAATTTATTTCGATAAAAGACATTTAAAACAAATTCTTATGAACATTATTGCAAACAGCATTGAATCAATGAATAAAAGCGGAAAAATTAATATTGAATCGCACACTGACAAAAATAAATGGAAAATATTAATCTCGGACGACGGTCCTGGAATACCTCCCGAAAATATTTCATCCGTTTTCGAGCCGTTCTTTACAACAAAGAAAAACGGCACCGGCCTGGGATTGGCTGTCTGCAAAAAATTATGTTCGGAAAACAAAGCACAAATTATTGTTGAAAATAGAATGAACGGCGGGGCTTTATTTACAATCAGTGGAGTAATAGAAAATGGCAGAATTGATTAA
- a CDS encoding sigma-54-dependent transcriptional regulator, translated as MAELINRVLVVEDNETMRLGLVESLKRGGYNVAAFDNGPDAVKHFHANKEPAAVVDLKMEPMDGVQILEEIKKINPKTEVIMISAYGSIEIAVKAMQLGAFDFLTKPFSPEELRLRVKRVFEKIADEQKIESLIEQNKILSEELKTGYGEMIGTSESMKQIFSLIEQIADKQSAVLIQGESGTGKELVARAIHEKSKRSQNPFIKINCGALNDNLLESELFGHERGAFTGAVKSKKGRFELADKGTLFLDEIGDISQVMQVKLLRVLQEGEFERVGGEETLSTDVRIICATNRDLQKLMMEGKFREDLYYRLSVIPINLPPLRERKDDVVVLTEHFLKKVALKNCIPAKKINNEGIKLLMEYPWPGNIRELENLIERLSVISAGKEIDAALIASHLGKAVNAANGYDNLSLEDAVHVFEKNLIVEAMKKAGGVKNRAAKILGINTSVLYYKLEKYGLL; from the coding sequence ATGGCAGAATTGATTAACCGTGTACTAGTTGTTGAAGATAACGAAACAATGAGGCTCGGATTGGTTGAAAGTTTGAAGCGCGGCGGATATAATGTTGCTGCTTTCGACAACGGACCCGATGCAGTAAAACATTTTCATGCTAATAAAGAACCTGCTGCAGTAGTAGATCTTAAAATGGAACCGATGGATGGCGTTCAAATCCTTGAAGAGATAAAAAAGATAAATCCGAAAACTGAAGTAATTATGATTTCCGCGTACGGCTCCATAGAAATAGCAGTAAAAGCTATGCAGCTCGGCGCATTTGACTTTTTAACAAAACCGTTTTCACCCGAGGAGTTAAGACTACGTGTAAAAAGAGTTTTTGAAAAAATTGCCGATGAGCAAAAAATTGAAAGCTTAATCGAACAAAATAAAATTTTATCAGAAGAACTGAAAACGGGTTACGGTGAAATGATTGGAACTTCGGAGTCAATGAAACAAATTTTTTCTTTAATTGAACAGATTGCCGATAAACAAAGCGCAGTTTTAATTCAAGGCGAAAGCGGTACAGGAAAAGAATTGGTTGCGCGTGCAATTCATGAAAAAAGCAAGCGCTCGCAAAATCCGTTTATAAAAATCAACTGCGGGGCGTTAAACGATAACCTGCTCGAAAGTGAACTGTTTGGACATGAGCGCGGTGCTTTTACCGGCGCAGTAAAAAGCAAAAAAGGAAGATTTGAACTTGCCGATAAAGGCACTTTGTTCCTGGATGAAATAGGCGATATTTCTCAGGTAATGCAGGTTAAACTTCTGCGTGTTTTGCAGGAAGGAGAATTCGAGAGAGTAGGCGGCGAAGAAACTTTGAGCACCGATGTTAGAATTATCTGCGCAACCAACCGTGACCTTCAAAAATTAATGATGGAAGGAAAATTTAGAGAAGATCTTTATTATAGACTAAGCGTTATCCCAATAAATCTTCCGCCGCTTCGCGAACGCAAAGATGATGTCGTCGTGCTTACTGAACATTTCCTTAAGAAGGTCGCCCTCAAAAATTGTATTCCGGCAAAGAAAATCAACAATGAAGGAATCAAACTTTTGATGGAGTATCCCTGGCCTGGCAATATCCGCGAACTAGAAAATTTGATTGAACGTCTTTCAGTAATTTCCGCCGGAAAAGAAATTGATGCTGCATTAATAGCCTCTCACCTCGGCAAAGCTGTAAATGCTGCCAACGGGTACGATAATCTTTCACTTGAGGATGCGGTGCATGTTTTCGAAAAAAATTTGATTGTTGAAGCAATGAAAAAAGCCGGCGGAGTTAAAAACCGAGCGGCAAAAATTCTAGGCATAAACACGAGCGTGCTTTATTATAAACTGGAAAAATACGGACTGCTGTAA